One Vicugna pacos chromosome 12, VicPac4, whole genome shotgun sequence genomic window carries:
- the LOC102527740 gene encoding tubulin alpha-1A chain, protein MRECISIHVGQAGVQIGNACWELYCLEHGIQPDGQMPSDKTIGGGDDSFNTFFSETGAGKHVPRAVFVDLEPTVIDEVRTGTYRQLFHPEQLITGKEDAANNYARGHYTIGKEIIDLVLDRIRKLADQCTGLQGFLVFHSFGGGTGSGFTSLLMERLSVDYGKKSKLEFSIYPAPQVSTAVVEPYNSILTTHTTLEHSDCAFMVDNEAIYDICRRNLDIERPTYTNLNRLIGQIVSSITASLRFDGALNVDLTEFQTNLVPYPRIHFPLATYAPVISAEKAYHEQLSVAEITNACFEPANQMVKCDPRHGKYMACCLLYRGDVVPKDVNAAIATIKTKRTIQFVDWCPTGFKVGINYQPPTVVPGGDLAKVQRAVCMLSNTTAIAEAWARLDHKFDLMYAKRAFVHWYVGEGMEEGEFSEAREDMAALEKDYEEVGVDSVEGEGEEEGEEY, encoded by the exons CGTGAGTGCATCTCCATCCACGTTGGCCAGGCTGGTGTCCAGATCGGCAATGCCTGCTGGGAGCTCTACTGCCTGGAACATGGCATCCAGCCCGATGGCCAGATGCCAAGTGACAAGACCATTGGGGGAGGAGACGACTCCTTCAACACCTTCTTCAGTGAGACAGGCGCTGGCAAGCATGTGCCCAGGGCAGTGTTCGTAGACCTGGAACCTACAGTCATTG ATGAAGTTCGCACTGGCACCTACCGCCAGCTCTTCCACCCTGAGCAGCTCATCACAGGCAAAGAAGATGCTGCCAATAACTATGCCCGCGGTCACTACACAATTGGCAAGGAGATCATTGACCTCGTCTTGGACCGAATTCGGAAACTG GCTGACCAGTGCACAGGTCTTCAGGGCTTCTTGGTTTTCCACAGCTTCGGCGGGGGAACTGGTTCTGGGTTTACCTCCCTGCTGATGGAACGTCTCTCTGTCGATTATGGCAAGAAGTCTAAGCTGGAGTTCTCCATTTACCCAGCCCCCCAGGTTTCCACAGCTGTAGTTGAGCCCTACAACTCCATCCTCACCACCCACACCACCCTGGAGCACTCTGATTGTGCCTTCATGGTCGACAACGAGGCCATCTATGACATCTGTCGTAGAAACCTCGATATTGAGCGCCCAACCTACACAAACCTGAATAGGTTGATAGGTCAAATTGTGTcctccatcactgcttccctgagATTTGATGGAGCCCTGAATGTTGATCTGACAGAATTCCAGACCAACCTGGTGCCCTATCCTCGCATCCACTTCCCTCTGGCCACATATGCCCCTGTCATCTCTGCTGAGAAAGCCTACCATGAACAGCTTTCTGTAGCAGAGATCACCAACGCTTGCTTTGAGCCAGCCAACCAGATGGTGAAATGCGACCCTCGCCATGGTAAATACATGGCTTGCTGCCTGTTGTACCGTGGTGACGTGGTCCCCAAAGATGTCAATGCTGCCATTGCCACCATCAAGACCAAGCGTACCATCCAGTTTGTGGACTGGTGCCCCACTGGCTTCAAAGTTGGCATTAATTACCAGCCTCCCACGGTGGTACCTGGTGGAGACCTGGCCAAAGTACAGCGAGCTGTGTGCATGCTGAGCAACACCACAGCCATTGCTGAGGCCTGGGCTCGCCTGGACCACAAGTTTGACCTGATGTATGCCAAGCGTGCCTTTGTTCACTGGTATGTGGGTGAGGGCATGGAGGAAGGAGAGTTTTCTGAGGCCCGTGAGGACATGGCTGCCCTTGAGAAGGATTATGAGGAGGTTGGTGTAGATTCTgttgaaggagagggagaggaagaaggagaggaatACTAA